From the genome of Spirochaetaceae bacterium:
TGTACCACACCGGCGGCGCGGTAGCCGGCTACGTGATGGCGTACGACAACGGCATCACCGTGTACGACGCCGGCGACACCTGCCTGTTCAGCGACATGCAGTTGATCAGCCAGATGTACGGCCCGCAGGTGGCGATCCTGCCGGTGGGCGGCAAGTTCACCATGGGCGTACGCGAAGGCGCGCGCGCGGCCAGCTTGGTGCGTGCCGACGTGGTCATTCCTTGTCACTACAGCGAGGCGCTCGGCCAGCCGGCCGACATTGAGGAGCTGACCCGGCAGGTGAAGTTCCTCAGTCCCGGCACCGACGTGGTGCCCCTGCAGCCGGGCCAGACCCTGGTGTACACCGCCAGTTCTTTCGCGGTCAGCGGCTGAGCCGCCACCTTCCGAGGCCTCTGTTGCGGCGCCACCGGCGCGCGGACGCCGCGCGGCGCCGTGGTACGCTACGCGTCCGCCTCGTCGTGTTCGCTGACCGTCACCGATCGGCCGCGGCGCGCGGACGCCTCGGCGGCGAGCGCGAAGCGCAGGACTTCGCGGGCGTCGCGTCCGGACAGCAGCGGCTGCGAGCCCGCGCGCAGCGCTTCGACCGCGTGCCGCGTGGCATGCACGAAGCTGCGCTCCCAGCCGATTTCCAGGTCACGGTGGTCGGTCCACCGCCCGTCGCGGTAGTGCTGCAGCGGCACCACGTCGCCCAACTGGCCGTGGCCGCGGTTGATCAGGATCACGCCCTCGGTGCCGGTGATCTCCACGCGATCGTCCTGGGCGTAGTGGGCGGTGTTTATCTCCAGGCCGGGTGAGTAGACCACCTCCAGGTTGCCCACCCGCTCGCCGGCAAAGCGAAACGAGACCATGGCCGGGGCGTCGAACAGGTAGCCGCCCTCGCCGACTGTCGAGCCGATCCAGGCGTGCACCTCCTCGGGGGGCCCCATGAAGTGCCGGGCAAGCGCGAACTTGTGGTGGCCGTCGTCGAACACCAGCGGACCGCCGCCGGCCTGTGCGCGATCCTGGCGCCACGCCTGCGCGCCGGCGGGAACGTTCCACGCGAACTTCCGGCTGCCGGGGTTGCTCTTGATGCGGATCGCAAGGGGGGTACCGATGGCGCCGGCATCCACCAGTTCCTTGGCGCGCACGACCGGCGGATAGAAGATGAAGTTCTCGAACACCCGGAACGGTACGCCGGCAGCGTCGGCGGCCGCGACCAGCCGGTCGGCGCCGGCGAGGGTGGTGGCCATCGGTTTCTGCAGCGAGACTGCCTTGCCGGCGGCGAATGCGGCCAGTGCGGCCTCCACGTGCAGGTGGTGCGGCAGCAGAATCTCCACCAGGTCGACACGGTCCGATGCCAACAGCTCGCGGTAGTCGTCGGTGACCACCGCGTCGGCCACCCCCCAGGTGCGCCGGCGCTCCTCCGCACGCGCCGGTTCCCGGTCGCACAGCGCCACGATGGTGGCGTGCGGATTGTCCAGGTACGCGATGGCATGCAGATCCGATATCCTTCCCACGCCGATGAATCCTACCCTGATAGTGTCCAACTGAGCCTCGCCTCCGCGGCACCGGCGAGCGCCATCCGCTGCGGCGCGGTGGGTGCCGGCGCACCGCTCCGGTAGTATAGCGCACCGCCTGTCCCGATTGCGATTCGCCGGTATCATTGACAGCGACACCGCTTCGGTACCATAACAGCGGAACGGAGGTACTTCATGTATCACTCTTTCAACTTTTACTCTGGGGCGAATGCTGCACGGCGTGCCGGCAGCACCCGCGGCACGCGGGTTACGACAGCGATCAGGGCGGGAGGGCTCATCCTCGCGCTGGGGCTGGTCGCGAGCCTGGCCTGGGCCAGTCCGGCCGGAGAGGCGGGAATGGATTCGCAGGAGGTCACCATTACCCACTACTTCGGCGGCGACCTCGGGCGCGCCGGCCTGGAGGAGATCTTCGGCAGCTTC
Proteins encoded in this window:
- a CDS encoding Gfo/Idh/MocA family oxidoreductase, whose translation is MIPANRNRDRRCAILPERCAGTHRAAADGARRCRGGEAQLDTIRVGFIGVGRISDLHAIAYLDNPHATIVALCDREPARAEERRRTWGVADAVVTDDYRELLASDRVDLVEILLPHHLHVEAALAAFAAGKAVSLQKPMATTLAGADRLVAAADAAGVPFRVFENFIFYPPVVRAKELVDAGAIGTPLAIRIKSNPGSRKFAWNVPAGAQAWRQDRAQAGGGPLVFDDGHHKFALARHFMGPPEEVHAWIGSTVGEGGYLFDAPAMVSFRFAGERVGNLEVVYSPGLEINTAHYAQDDRVEITGTEGVILINRGHGQLGDVVPLQHYRDGRWTDHRDLEIGWERSFVHATRHAVEALRAGSQPLLSGRDAREVLRFALAAEASARRGRSVTVSEHDEADA